The following nucleotide sequence is from Oenanthe melanoleuca isolate GR-GAL-2019-014 chromosome 5, OMel1.0, whole genome shotgun sequence.
CATCAAGCATCTCTTACATGAAAGAAGATTCCCTTCAGCTTGCCAAAAAGCTTCCACAAATCCAAGTTAGATGCTTCCTGGAAACAAagatttttcagctctgtttggCACAAGACTGATTCATCCCGCAGCTTTATGCTTTCCTCCACAGCACCCACACACCTCACCACAGTGATGGCATGCTCTCAAGGGGAGGTAGCAGCACATACATGGAGCAATGAACGAGAGTGCCACCAGTGCTAACCAGCGTAAGCAGAACTTGTCATCACTAGTGTCACACGAGCAAGGATCAGAGAAATCTCCTTCAGAGTCTGACATGCAGTGATACAGCATGCTCTCTGCGCAAAGCATGCAACTAACTTGGTAGATACATCTTTTAATAGGATCTGGCGCATCTTGACATTTTCCTCTGCCATTATCTTCATGATTAAACCTTTCCTGGCAGTATATACAGCGGGAACGCTCACCatcctcttttcttctcttcgagtttttaaattttgatgaGGAAGGCTGAGTTTTAAATACCACAGAACTCTTTGAGTCTTTCAACTTAGTTCCATCCCCACATGGGTATAAATAGTCAGATTTTTTACTGTCTGATTTAGAAAACGGTATATTTGAGTCTGCGTCATCCCTCTCCAGGTCATTCTTCCACATGTCAGGATGCCTGTAGTCTGCATAACGACGTATCAAAATGTCACGAGGGTTTATTCTGACAATTTCATCTTCGTCCTGAAAACTAACATGCCTGATTGACTTCAGTGGGACCTGAAATGGCAAAGTAAGAGAAGTTTACTTTGGTGAAGTCCCAAATTTATGTCCACCTACAATGTAAAACTTAGATTAGAAAactaaaaaagcaaaattttttctcttgttgCCTGAGGataaaaaattcagattattttctcaCTATTACAATTTATAAGCATCCCCACAATAATGAGTCTTCTGCAGGGTATTAGGTCTATGAGCTTTAGTAttctttcctgaatttttaGTGTCTCATAAGAGCTTTGGGTATTTTGGTATCCGCATAAAACTTGGTGCTGCCCTGTGAATTATGCTCAAAATTAGAGTGTTAACATCTTAAAGTGGAAAATAATTCCACAGATTAATTATGCCTTATGTGCTTATTTTATGTGATGATCTGCTGCTTTAGGACTAACTCTCCAATATATTCACTATTCTTTTATCCAGGAGAAGCTTTCCTTAATTCCTGCTCTAAGATTTCAAACGCTCTCCAATTTATAACAAGAGTATTGAATACTGGTAACATATTATGAAAGCTGTGTTCTAGATAAGGATTTTGCAGTATGAAGAATAACATTCACTGTGACAATCAATCAATAACAGCATCTTTTGAATGTGTCTCCCCTTAGCTAATATACAGAACTTAAACTGATTAGTTAGGGCACTGGCAGACAAAGACCCAAAGTACTTCTTAAATTTTCAGTTTGCAATGAACTGACCATAATTTAAGACCTTTTactaaaaaaggaaagtaataaGAAATGTGCTAAACACATACAAAACCAGCAGAGAAATAAGATAGAATTCTTGTTTTTTCCGCCTTACAATGAAAGGGCACGAGGGCATGAAAAAGTTGtcaaaaatgacaaaattcaGAGAATCATCCAAACTGAAATACTGCAGGCCTTAGATATCTAAGTGTAAAATAGTGGATTACCACTGAATGTTACTGAAATCACATTACAAGTGATTCGCAAGAAAAGGTGCAAATAATGTCAGGATAAAAATTTAGCACATGTGTATAAAAGTAGCCCCTGAAAATAGCAGACAGTGAAGCAAAAAAGCAAGGATTTCACTATGCCTCAGTATTTCTACCTTACAGGTGGCAATTATTTTCCTACACTGTAGGGCTATTATAATCAGAGCCAGATTATGAGTGGGCTTCAAGTcaaattctgcctttttctctgtCAAGTGCACAGCCTGTAAACCATCTctcagaaaaggcaaaaaaccctTCCGCTCCCTAACCTATTAGTCTTACAAATTCCTCCAGAATCATGAATTACTTAGGAACAATCTTAGGCATCAGTATTGTGGCTTTGAGAGGGTTTACCTTCTTAGTACTCAAATTACTGAGAATTAATGTGTCACCATTCCACAGTCAAGTACAACAATTGAACAGCATGTTCCTAATCTGTTGCAATGTGTGAAAATACTGAAGATGAAGTTTTAGGTTAAAACACTTCTATGTGACTTTGCATGTGTCTGTGCTCCCACTGCTTGAAGTCTGCGTGTCCTGGTTTTGGAGTAGgagacagagaagggaaaaaggaaggcagctggaaaagaggaaggaagagctTCTTAAAATATGCTATCTTCTGATTATGTAAGAATATCTGTAGCCTGCTCTAACCATCACTTCCCTGCTCAACAATCCTTGTGTGATGAGTACAGAACTGTAATTAGAGATGTTTTGCCCTGGGACTTTCAACTGGAGTATGCTAacaagaacaatttttttttcttggctccAAGCCACATAGTTGAACTTCCACAAGGTTTCAAGGATACAGGGAGAAGAAAGGTTATATCCTATTCAGCTAACATTGCTTCTTTTCCATACTTCCCTGGGCTCCTATGCAAGCAGTTAGGCTTCCCCTTTGCTTATAAAATATGCAGACTGCTTCTCAGCTCTATTCTGTTTTCAAACAAGAGTAAGAATCTATTGTTTAGCAAAAATAACTAACTATGGCTAATTGGCTTATTTGAACATTTTACAGCataaatttatttaagaaaaaaagccacaaaagtaaTTAGAATTCCATATGTTACAGGCATAAAAGGTCCTTACCCCACTGTCCACTTAGAATATTATGCATGCACTTAAGACAGTAAATAAAACTcattgtttaaaagaaaaaaaccctaaaacctCAATACAAAAAAGCCACCCTCAACATCCCATTCCCCAGGCAGCTAATAGCCATTAAAGATCACTACAAATACTAACAACTGTAGAATGTGACCTCTCCTTAGACTTTGaaggctttttatttgtttgagcAGAACACATCACATACATAgagcacatttatttttttcaagatttgaGCCCAACACCTAAAAATGCTTAACTGGCATGTTACAAATAAGGCACCACTACATTCTTTATGGCACTgatattaagaaatattttttgagcagaacatgctgaaaaataagcaaactGGAAAAATGCTGGAATGAGCTTACTCATTGGATATTAAATGGGACTTATGTGAATGCATGAAGTACATGAAAACTTAGGAAGGGAGGAAGAATGTTACAGCAAACTGAAATTCCACAGAGAATCCGATTCTGAATATGATTAGCCAACTGGAAATTAGGCAGAGAATTTTTGCTGACACAACTGAACCCACAAGTATGGCACCTTACTTGAAGGGGTGCACCTTTAAACAAGACAGTCACTTCCTTGGTACTGTGGCCTTTGCTGTTTCTCCTTAGAGAGATACACTTGATTTTGGGTCACCTTGCAACTTCTCAAAATGAAGACACCAGCAGCTGCCTACATCATCACAAAGTACTAAGTTTAACACACATCTGTGTATCAGAAGCTGGAAAGCTGAAGGACTTGAGTGTTTTTTTTACTAACAGTCAAAATATTACAGTCAAATCTGAACTGCCATTAACCACTTTTTTAACTGGAGCATGTACTTCTTGAGCTATTCAACTTATGAGCACACTCTTAAGTAAGAGGGTTCAAACTTATTTACACAAAATTGAAACAAATTCAGTAATTGGCTCAAGATTGGCTGGTCACATGCATGGAGTTTAGCAGAGCCAGTGCAGTTTGTGCACATAGAGAATGCCAGGTTTTGGTGACCTGTCTACATCTAAATGCATGCAAAACCATGCAAAAACCAGAGTGTGTCTGTTGCTTGCAGGTGCTATGAGAAcagtattttaaagaatatcTACTTAAATTTTCATGGAATTCCCCATAACTTCACTTTTCAAGAAGTGAATTCTAACATTgtcatttgaaagaaatttctATTTAGTTTCTATCAGACACTGACTAATCAGTTTAACACAACCTAAATTATCACTTTCTAAGTGGATGATTTTATACATGCTTTTGAAACGTACAGGTATTTTAAGCTACTGcacttttctttaaatgcagGCAAGACTAACAGGACATACATCACTAGTTACTGTAGCCATTAAATATTAGCTGCAATAACCAACCTAAGAACCCAGGCATTCtattctaaaaaaatatttacaattcTCTTTGCAAGTAaatgggaagaaggaaaaatatgtaCCTTtataggaataaaaatatgagGTGATTTATACAAAGAGATAATTGGAGTAGATCAATGATTAAAGATGCAAAATTAATCATTTCAAGGTTCTTAGTTCTCCAGATGACCCTGCTTGCTTCTTTTGCCCAATAAAGCAGTTTAAGAGTAGCTGATATAGGTCTTAAGTACAATcctatttttctctgcaaaaaataactgaaagtACTAAAAAGCTTTATTTCAAGCAGCAGAGATATTTTTTGGTAAGTCTTCAGAACTACTTGAAATTGCATTCTACTTTGACTTCTGATATTCAGCATATTCTAAAACCTTCCTATGTAGTTGGTTCTTGACATAAAACCACCAAATTAATTATAGTCCAACTTACTAAGACTACTTCTCTAGTCTACGAAAAGTGTCAGTTCTTTcagctttagaaaaaaagaaaaatgtatagTGCTAAAGGAAAAGCTGCACCAATGGCTGAACACTTTTCATACATAACGGatacatatattttcctttctgcaccAAAACAGAGTACTTTAGTTTAAACAGGCATTTAGAAAGCATAAGCAAtgtttcaataaaaatatttagcagaAGTGCCCTACTGTACAGTGCATCCAAGACAGCACTTTTAAAGTTACTTTTCAATATTTCTAAGCAAAACAGCATCAGTATACATGTAACCAAAACTGAGCTAATAACcaattaacattttctgaaaaaaattaaacagcttttaaaGACTGTAGATAGTGAAATCTGCAATACAAAAACAGACTTCAAAAAAATTAAGGATTTATTAATGTAGTCTGGTGCACTAAAAAGATAGGTAAATACCTTCACAAAGCTTCACCTCTGCCATAATAATGCTATAATATTTCAGCTGCAAAGTTTATATTGAACATTTCAAGAAGTTGAGAGCATGTGGACTCGGAACACAGCGATTTCTTGTCAGAAACTACATACTGTGCCATTAACACAGCAAGCAAAGTAAGGACAGCTATTTTATTAGTATTCTTACCTGGTTAGGTTGGCTTGGTAAACAGGCTCTCCTGGTGTTGAAATCCTCAAATGTTGAAGGCCTTAAATTTGCACTATTGTAGGTTTCACTGGTTACTACAGTTTCATGTTGAAAAGGGTGATCTTTCATTAGCGAACCTGATGTATTCTCTTGAGCAGTCTAGAACAC
It contains:
- the SPRED1 gene encoding sprouty-related, EVH1 domain-containing protein 1 — encoded protein: MSEETATSNDNSYARVRAVVMTRDDSSGGWLPLGGGGLSCVTVFKVIPQEENSCADFLIHGERLRDKTVVLECTLKKDLVYNKVTPTFYHWKIDDKKFGLTFQSPADARAFDRGIRRAVEDISQGYPPSQNDVEVAEDCFQTAQENTSGSLMKDHPFQHETVVTSETYNSANLRPSTFEDFNTRRACLPSQPNQVPLKSIRHVSFQDEDEIVRINPRDILIRRYADYRHPDMWKNDLERDDADSNIPFSKSDSKKSDYLYPCGDGTKLKDSKSSVVFKTQPSSSKFKNSKRRKEDGERSRCIYCQERFNHEDNGRGKCQDAPDPIKRCIYQVSCMLCAESMLYHCMSDSEGDFSDPCSCDTSDDKFCLRWLALVALSFIAPCMCCYLPLRACHHCGEVCGCCGGKHKAAG